A stretch of the Leptotrichia sp. oral taxon 223 genome encodes the following:
- a CDS encoding YdcP family protein, which translates to MRLANGIVLEKEATFGELKFSALRREVRIQKEDGTLSEEIKERTYDLKSKGQGRMIQVSIPASVPLKNFDYNAHVELVNPVADTVATATFQGAEVDWYIKADDIVPAKNTGNFKKEAPKKEPVIEK; encoded by the coding sequence ATGAGATTAGCAAACGGTATTGTTTTAGAAAAGGAAGCGACCTTTGGAGAGCTGAAATTCTCCGCACTCCGTCGTGAGGTACGCATTCAAAAGGAAGATGGCACGCTTTCGGAAGAAATCAAGGAACGTACCTATGACCTTAAATCCAAAGGACAGGGACGAATGATTCAGGTAAGCATTCCAGCAAGTGTTCCGCTAAAAAACTTTGACTATAACGCACATGTAGAGCTTGTCAATCCGGTTGCCGATACAGTAGCAACCGCAACTTTTCAGGGTGCAGAGGTGGACTGGTATATCAAGGCAGATGATATTGTACCGGCAAAGAATACGGGAAATTTTAAAAAAGAAGCTCCTAAAAAAGAGCCTGTTATTGAAAAATAA
- a CDS encoding FtsK/SpoIIIE domain-containing protein — translation MKRWLFSGKRIRPSDKDLVFHTAISILLPVFILVVALFHAKTILEINRQEFHLPKASEINTLYLALSCIISGIVCLSLIFVIKRYRYDWVKQLYHRQKLARMILENKWYEAKQVKSEGIFEDSSGRTREKISYFPKVYYRMKNGLIRIRVEITLGKYQEQLLHLEKKLESGLYCELTEKELKDSYMEYTLLYDMIANRISIDEVQAKNGKLRLMKNIWWEYDKLPHMLIAGGTGGGKTYFILTLIEALLCTNAKLYIFDPKNADLADLGSVMKDVYYQKEDILSCIDRFYEEMLERSISMKEMENYKTGENYAYLGLPAHFLIFDEYVAFMEMLGTKENTAVLNKLKQIVMLGRQAGFFLILACQRPDAKYLGDGIRDQFNFRVALGRMSEMGYGMMFGSDVQKDFFLKQIKGRGYVDVGTSVISEFYTPLVPKGHDFLGEIKKLVDGRQDAQKACEA, via the coding sequence ATGAAACGGTGGCTTTTTTCCGGTAAACGGATTCGCCCAAGTGATAAAGATTTGGTATTTCATACAGCCATATCTATACTCCTGCCAGTGTTTATTCTTGTAGTCGCCCTGTTTCATGCCAAAACTATCTTAGAGATAAACCGGCAGGAGTTTCATTTACCAAAGGCAAGTGAAATCAATACTCTCTACCTTGCTTTAAGCTGTATCATTTCCGGTATTGTTTGTCTGTCGCTGATTTTTGTGATTAAACGCTATCGTTATGACTGGGTAAAACAACTCTACCATCGTCAGAAATTAGCCAGAATGATACTGGAAAATAAATGGTATGAAGCAAAACAGGTAAAATCAGAAGGCATTTTTGAAGATTCTTCCGGTCGGACAAGAGAAAAGATAAGCTACTTCCCGAAAGTCTATTACCGTATGAAAAACGGTCTGATACGGATACGTGTAGAAATCACACTGGGCAAGTATCAGGAACAGCTCCTGCATTTAGAGAAAAAGTTAGAAAGTGGCTTATATTGTGAGCTGACCGAAAAAGAGCTGAAAGATTCCTATATGGAATACACCTTGCTTTATGATATGATTGCAAACCGCATATCCATTGATGAAGTACAGGCAAAAAATGGAAAGCTCCGCCTTATGAAAAATATCTGGTGGGAATATGACAAGCTCCCACACATGCTGATTGCAGGCGGTACAGGTGGCGGTAAAACCTATTTTATCCTGACACTCATTGAAGCTCTGCTCTGTACAAACGCAAAACTGTATATCTTTGACCCAAAAAACGCCGACCTTGCAGACTTAGGTTCTGTCATGAAAGACGTTTATTACCAAAAGGAAGATATACTTTCCTGCATTGACAGATTCTATGAGGAAATGCTGGAACGCAGTATCTCAATGAAAGAAATGGAAAACTACAAAACAGGAGAAAACTATGCCTATTTGGGACTTCCGGCTCATTTTCTGATTTTTGATGAATATGTCGCTTTTATGGAAATGCTTGGAACAAAGGAGAATACCGCTGTCTTAAACAAGTTAAAACAGATAGTCATGTTAGGTCGGCAGGCAGGTTTTTTCTTAATCTTAGCCTGCCAAAGACCAGACGCAAAATATCTTGGTGACGGTATCCGTGACCAATTTAATTTCAGAGTGGCTTTAGGTCGTATGTCTGAAATGGGCTATGGTATGATGTTTGGAAGTGATGTGCAAAAAGATTTTTTCTTAAAACAAATCAAAGGTCGTGGCTATGTTGATGTAGGAACAAGTGTCATATCTGAATTTTACACACCCCTTGTACCGAAAGGACATGATTTCTTAGGGGAGATAAAGAAACTCGTGGACGGCAGGCAGGACGCACAAAAGGCGTGCGAAGCGTAA
- a CDS encoding conjugal transfer protein, whose protein sequence is MPIGVAIATPALNPPYLTGGYKSTGNSQKNIRKSFGYKGFTKFQRMSNGL, encoded by the coding sequence CTGCCGATTGGTGTGGCAATAGCCACGCCAGCACTTAACCCCCCGTATCTAACAGGGGGGTACAAATCGACAGGAAACAGTCAAAAAAACATTAGAAAATCCTTTGGTTACAAGGGATTTACAAAATTTCAGCGTATGTCAAATGGGCTTTAA
- the mobT gene encoding MobT family relaxase, which produces MEGFLLNEQTWLQHLKEKRLAYGLSQNRLAVATGITRQYLSDIETGKVKPSEDLQQSLWEALERFNPDAPLEMLFDYVRIRFPTTDVQQVVENILQLKLSYFLHEDYGFYSYSEHYALGDIFVLCSHELDKGVLVELKGRGCRQFESYLLAQQRSWYEFFMDVLVAGGVMKRLDLAINDKTGILNIPVLTEKCQQEECISVFRSFKSYRSGELVRKEEKECMGNTLYIGSLQSEVYFCIYEKDYEQYKKNDIPIEDAEVKNRFEIRLKNERAYYAVRDLLVYDNPEHTAFKIINRYIRFVDKDDSKPRSDWKLNEEWAWFIGNNRERLKLTTKPEPYSFQRTLNWLSHQVAPTLKVAIKLDEINQTQVVKDILDHAKLTDRHKQILKQQSVKEQDVITTKK; this is translated from the coding sequence TTGGAGGGATTTTTACTGAATGAACAAACTTGGTTACAGCATTTAAAAGAAAAACGCTTGGCTTATGGACTATCTCAAAACCGTTTAGCTGTTGCGACTGGTATTACAAGGCAGTATCTAAGCGATATTGAAACAGGAAAAGTCAAGCCATCAGAGGATTTACAGCAGTCCCTTTGGGAAGCTCTGGAACGCTTCAATCCCGACGCTCCCCTTGAAATGCTGTTTGATTATGTAAGGATTCGCTTTCCGACAACAGACGTACAGCAGGTGGTCGAAAACATCTTACAACTGAAACTGTCCTATTTTCTTCATGAGGACTATGGTTTCTATTCTTATTCAGAGCATTATGCTTTAGGCGACATATTCGTCCTTTGCTCCCATGAACTGGACAAAGGAGTTCTGGTGGAATTGAAAGGTCGTGGGTGCAGACAATTTGAAAGCTATCTTCTGGCACAACAAAGAAGCTGGTATGAGTTCTTTATGGACGTTTTGGTGGCTGGCGGTGTGATGAAACGCCTTGACCTTGCCATTAACGATAAGACAGGGATTTTGAATATCCCTGTACTCACTGAAAAGTGCCAACAGGAAGAATGTATCTCCGTCTTCCGCAGTTTTAAAAGCTATCGCAGTGGCGAACTGGTACGCAAAGAGGAAAAGGAATGTATGGGAAACACCCTCTATATCGGTTCATTACAAAGTGAAGTTTATTTCTGTATCTATGAAAAGGACTACGAGCAGTACAAGAAAAATGATATTCCCATTGAAGACGCAGAAGTAAAAAACCGTTTTGAGATTCGATTGAAAAATGAGCGTGCCTATTATGCAGTCCGTGATTTACTCGTCTATGACAATCCAGAGCATACCGCCTTTAAAATTATCAATCGGTATATCCGTTTTGTAGATAAAGACGATTCCAAACCTCGTTCTGATTGGAAACTGAATGAAGAATGGGCTTGGTTTATTGGGAACAATCGTGAACGATTAAAACTAACCACAAAACCAGAGCCTTACTCCTTCCAAAGGACGCTGAACTGGCTATCTCATCAAGTTGCCCCGACCTTAAAGGTTGCGATTAAACTTGATGAAATCAACCAGACGCAGGTTGTAAAAGACATTCTCGACCATGCGAAACTGACAGACCGACACAAGCAGATTTTGAAGCAACAGTCAGTAAAAGAACAGGACGTGATAACAACAAAAAAATAA
- a CDS encoding antirestriction protein ArdA: MDDMQVYIANLGKYNEGELVGAWFTFPIDFEEVKEKIGLNDEYEEYAIHDYELPFTVDEYTSIGELNRLWEMVSELPEELQSELSALLTHFSSIEELSEHQEDIIIHSDCDDMYDVARYYIEETGALGEVPASLQNYIDYQAYGRDLDLSGTFISTNHGIFEIVY; this comes from the coding sequence ATGGACGATATGCAAGTCTATATTGCGAATTTAGGCAAATACAATGAGGGCGAATTGGTCGGTGCGTGGTTTACCTTTCCCATTGACTTTGAGGAAGTCAAAGAGAAAATCGGCTTGAATGATGAATATGAGGAATACGCCATTCATGACTACGAGTTACCCTTTACGGTTGACGAATACACTTCCATTGGCGAACTCAATCGACTATGGGAAATGGTATCGGAATTACCCGAAGAATTACAATCGGAGCTATCTGCTCTGCTCACTCATTTTTCAAGCATTGAAGAACTAAGCGAACATCAAGAGGATATTATCATTCATTCCGATTGTGATGATATGTATGACGTGGCACGCTACTACATTGAAGAAACGGGTGCTTTAGGCGAAGTACCAGCTAGTCTTCAAAACTATATTGATTATCAAGCCTATGGTCGGGATTTAGACCTTTCAGGAACGTTTATCTCAACCAATCATGGGATTTTTGAAATCGTCTATTAA
- a CDS encoding conjugal transfer protein: MKKIRSYTSIWSVEKVLYSINDFRLPFPITFTQMTWFVVSLFAVMILGNLPPLSMIEGAFLKYFGIPVAFTWFMSTKTFDGKKPYGFLKSVIAYALRPKLTYAGKKVTLGRNQPQEAITAVRSEFYGISN; the protein is encoded by the coding sequence ATGAAGAAAATACGAAGCTATACCAGTATCTGGTCTGTGGAAAAGGTACTGTATTCTATCAATGATTTTAGACTTCCGTTTCCCATAACCTTTACGCAAATGACATGGTTTGTCGTGTCACTCTTTGCAGTGATGATACTTGGCAACTTGCCCCCTCTTTCCATGATAGAGGGAGCATTTCTCAAATACTTTGGGATTCCTGTGGCTTTCACATGGTTTATGTCTACAAAAACTTTTGATGGTAAAAAGCCTTATGGATTTTTGAAGTCTGTCATTGCTTATGCACTGCGACCAAAGCTGACCTATGCAGGAAAAAAAGTAACGCTTGGCAGAAACCAGCCACAAGAAGCCATTACAGCAGTTAGGAGTGAATTTTATGGCATATCCAATTAA
- a CDS encoding lysozyme family protein, with translation MKLKTLVIGGSGLFLMVFSLLLFVAILFSDEQDSGISNIHYGGVNVSAEVLAHKPMVEKYAKEYGVEEYVNILLAIIQVESGGTAEDVMQSSESLGLPPNSLSTEESIKQGVKYFSELLASSERLSVDLESVIQSYNYGGGFLGYVANRGNKYTFELAQSFSKEYSGGEKVSYPNPIAIPINGGWRYNYGNMFYVQLVTQYLVTTEFDDDTVQAIMDEALKYEGWRYVYGGASPTTSFDCSGLTQWTYGKAGINLPRTAQQQYDVTQHIPLSEAQAGDLVFFHSTYNAGSYITHVGIYLGNNRMFHAGDPIGYADLTSPYWQQHLVGAGRIKQ, from the coding sequence ATGAAGTTGAAAACTTTAGTGATTGGTGGTTCTGGATTATTCTTGATGGTCTTCTCACTGCTTCTGTTTGTTGCCATTTTATTTTCAGATGAACAGGACAGCGGAATTTCCAATATTCATTATGGAGGTGTGAATGTTTCCGCAGAAGTGCTGGCTCATAAGCCTATGGTAGAAAAATATGCCAAAGAATATGGCGTTGAAGAATATGTCAACATACTTCTTGCGATTATACAGGTGGAATCGGGCGGTACTGCGGAAGATGTTATGCAGTCCTCGGAATCCCTCGGTCTTCCACCTAATTCATTGAGTACAGAAGAATCCATTAAGCAAGGTGTGAAGTATTTCAGTGAATTATTAGCCAGTAGCGAAAGGCTCAGTGTAGATTTAGAATCGGTTATCCAGTCCTACAATTATGGTGGTGGTTTCTTAGGGTATGTGGCTAATCGTGGAAATAAATATACCTTTGAACTGGCTCAAAGTTTCTCAAAAGAGTATTCAGGTGGCGAAAAAGTGTCTTACCCCAATCCCATAGCCATACCTATCAATGGGGGCTGGCGATACAACTATGGCAATATGTTTTATGTGCAACTGGTAACGCAGTATCTTGTCACAACAGAGTTTGATGATGATACGGTACAAGCCATCATGGACGAAGCACTGAAATATGAGGGCTGGCGATACGTTTACGGTGGAGCTTCCCCGACTACTTCTTTTGATTGTAGCGGACTGACACAATGGACGTATGGAAAAGCTGGAATTAACTTACCACGAACCGCACAACAGCAATATGATGTGACCCAGCATATCCCACTATCGGAAGCACAAGCTGGCGATTTGGTTTTCTTTCATTCTACCTATAACGCTGGCTCTTATATTACTCATGTTGGGATATACCTTGGCAATAACCGTATGTTTCATGCAGGCGACCCAATCGGTTATGCCGACTTAACAAGCCCCTACTGGCAACAGCATTTAGTGGGAGCAGGACGAATCAAACAATGA
- a CDS encoding cysteine-rich KTR domain-containing protein — protein sequence MCPVCGNKTRLKIREDTELKKFPLYCPKCRQENLIEIKQFKVTVITEPDAKTQSR from the coding sequence TTGTGTCCTGTATGTGGAAATAAAACACGATTAAAGATAAGGGAAGATACTGAATTAAAAAAATTCCCCCTCTATTGTCCGAAATGCAGACAAGAAAATTTAATTGAAATAAAGCAGTTCAAAGTAACTGTGATTACAGAGCCAGACGCAAAGACGCAGAGCCGATAA
- a CDS encoding helix-turn-helix transcriptional regulator, whose amino-acid sequence MRKKEDKYDFRAFGLAIKEARLKRGLTREQVGALIEIDPRYLTNIENKGQHPSIQVLYDLVSLLHVSVDEFFLPANNLVKSTRRLQIEKYMDSFTDKELSLMESLASGINEARNIED is encoded by the coding sequence ATGCGTAAAAAAGAAGATAAATATGATTTTAGAGCCTTTGGTTTAGCCATTAAAGAAGCTCGATTGAAACGAGGTTTAACTCGTGAACAAGTGGGAGCATTGATTGAAATTGACCCACGGTACTTAACTAATATTGAAAATAAAGGGCAACACCCCAGCATACAAGTTCTTTATGACCTTGTATCGTTACTTCATGTTTCCGTTGATGAATTTTTCTTACCTGCTAATAACTTGGTAAAAAGCACCCGACGATTACAGATAGAGAAATACATGGATAGCTTTACAGACAAAGAACTATCCTTAATGGAATCTTTAGCCAGCGGTATCAACGAAGCAAGAAACATCGAAGACTAA
- a CDS encoding sigma-70 family RNA polymerase sigma factor produces MKPSSFQTTIENQFDYICKRAMEDERKNYMLYLSRIAKREVSFSDVGDYLVSQFATTDNYSTDFQIFTLNGLSVGVENDLLSEALRELPDKKREILLLFYFMDMSDSEIADLLKLNRSTVYRHRTSGLALIKKFMEEFEE; encoded by the coding sequence ATGAAACCATCTTCTTTTCAGACCACAATAGAAAATCAGTTTGACTATATCTGTAAACGTGCTATGGAAGACGAGCGAAAGAATTATATGCTTTATCTTTCAAGGATTGCAAAGCGTGAGGTGTCCTTTTCGGATGTTGGCGATTATCTTGTTAGCCAGTTTGCGACAACAGATAACTATTCAACTGACTTTCAGATTTTTACACTCAATGGGTTATCAGTAGGCGTTGAAAATGATTTGTTGAGTGAAGCATTACGTGAGTTGCCAGACAAGAAACGTGAAATTCTACTGCTGTTTTACTTTATGGACATGAGCGATTCAGAAATTGCAGACCTGTTGAAATTGAACCGTTCTACTGTCTATCGGCATAGAACCAGTGGACTAGCCTTAATTAAAAAGTTTATGGAGGAATTTGAAGAATGA
- a CDS encoding helix-turn-helix domain-containing protein, with amino-acid sequence MKTQYPMIPFPLIVKATDGDTEAINQILHHYRGYITKRSLRLMKDEYGNQSMVVDEVLRGRMETRLITKILSFEIK; translated from the coding sequence ATGAAAACACAATATCCTATGATTCCCTTTCCTCTCATTGTAAAGGCAACAGATGGCGATACCGAAGCGATTAACCAGATTCTACATCATTACAGAGGGTACATAACGAAGCGTTCCCTACGACTTATGAAAGATGAATATGGCAATCAAAGTATGGTCGTTGATGAAGTCTTACGTGGAAGAATGGAAACCAGACTGATTACAAAGATTTTGTCATTTGAAATTAAGTAA
- a CDS encoding excisionase, producing MKQTDIPIWERYTLTIEEASKYFRIGENKLRRLAEENKNANWLIMNGNRIQIKRKQFEKIIDTLDAI from the coding sequence ATGAAGCAGACTGACATTCCTATTTGGGAACGTTATACCCTAACCATTGAAGAAGCGTCAAAATATTTTCGTATTGGCGAAAACAAGCTACGACGCTTGGCAGAGGAAAATAAAAATGCAAATTGGCTGATTATGAATGGCAATCGTATTCAGATTAAACGAAAACAATTTGAAAAAATTATAGATACATTGGACGCAATCTAG
- a CDS encoding tyrosine-type recombinase/integrase — translation MSEKRRDNKGRILKTGESQRKDGRYLYKYIDSFGEPQFVYSWKLVATDRVPAGKRDCISLREKIAELQKDIHDGIDVVGKKMTLCQLYAKQNAQRPKVRKNTETGRKYLMDILKKDKLGVRSIDSIKPSDAKEWAIRMSENGYAYQTINNYKRSLKASFYIAIQDDCVRKNPFDFQLKAVLDDDTVPKTVLTEEQEEKLLAFAKADKTYSKNYDEILILLKTGLRISEFGGLTLPDLDFENRLVNIDHQLLRDTEIGYYIETPKTKSGERQVPMVEEAYQAFKRVLANRKNDKRVEIDGYSDFLFLNRKNYPKVASDYNGMMKGLVKKYNKYNEDKLPHITPHSLRHTFCTNYANAGMNPKALQYIMGHANIAMTLNYYAHATFDSAMAEMKRLNKEKQQERLVA, via the coding sequence ATGTCAGAAAAAAGACGTGACAATAAAGGTCGAATCTTAAAGACTGGAGAGAGCCAACGAAAAGACGGAAGATACTTATACAAATATATAGATTCATTTGGAGAACCGCAATTTGTTTACTCGTGGAAACTTGTGGCTACAGACCGAGTACCAGCAGGAAAGCGTGATTGTATCTCACTTAGAGAGAAAATCGCAGAGTTACAGAAAGACATTCATGATGGTATTGATGTTGTAGGAAAGAAAATGACACTCTGCCAGCTTTACGCAAAACAGAACGCTCAAAGACCAAAGGTTAGAAAAAACACTGAAACTGGACGCAAATATCTTATGGATATTTTGAAGAAAGACAAGTTAGGTGTAAGAAGTATTGACAGTATTAAGCCATCAGACGCTAAAGAATGGGCTATTAGAATGAGTGAAAATGGTTATGCTTATCAAACCATCAATAACTACAAACGTTCTTTAAAGGCTTCATTCTATATTGCTATACAAGATGATTGTGTTCGGAAGAATCCATTTGACTTTCAACTGAAAGCAGTTCTTGATGATGATACTGTCCCTAAGACCGTACTAACAGAAGAACAGGAAGAAAAACTGTTAGCCTTTGCAAAAGCTGATAAAACCTACAGCAAAAATTATGATGAAATTCTGATACTCTTAAAAACAGGTCTTCGTATTTCAGAGTTTGGTGGTTTGACACTTCCAGATTTAGATTTTGAGAATCGTCTTGTCAATATAGACCATCAGCTATTGAGAGATACTGAAATTGGGTACTACATTGAAACACCAAAGACCAAAAGTGGCGAACGTCAAGTTCCTATGGTTGAAGAAGCCTATCAAGCATTTAAGCGAGTGTTAGCGAATCGAAAGAATGATAAGCGTGTTGAGATTGATGGATATAGTGATTTCCTCTTTCTTAATAGAAAGAACTATCCAAAAGTGGCAAGTGATTACAACGGCATGATGAAAGGTCTTGTTAAGAAATACAATAAGTATAACGAGGATAAATTGCCACACATCACTCCACATAGTTTGCGACATACATTCTGTACCAACTATGCAAATGCAGGAATGAATCCAAAGGCATTACAGTACATTATGGGACATGCTAATATAGCCATGACGCTGAACTATTACGCACATGCAACATTCGATTCTGCAATGGCAGAAATGAAACGCTTGAATAAAGAGAAGCAACAGGAGCGTCTTGTTGCTTAG